Part of the Chitinophagaceae bacterium genome, CTGAGTTTTCATTACTGGAACCCATTGCAAATTCATCACAATTGAGTCGCCCAATGATTATGGCATCTTCAGCTAATAGTTTTTCTATAACAGTAGCAGAATAAATAGCCTCAAAGTTTTTTAGGATTTTAGAGGAAGCTTCCAGTTTATGGCCTTTATAACTGAGTATATCTTTAATTCCAAAGACAACTCCTGCCATTTTTCCGGCTGATTTGTCTTTTATTTTTTTATCGATGACTTCAGCACGGGCTATTGCTTCTTCAGAAAACACTTCGTTAAATGCATTTAAGTGTTTATTTTTTTCGATGTTTTGAAGAAAATAATTAACAATTTTTATGCAACTTATCTTTCCGGAATATAAATCCTTTTGAAGAGCAGAAATTTTAGTGTAGTTCATGTTGGATGGAATCAAAAGTCAATTGAAAAATAGTTTTACAATGAAGGTCGGGAAAGCTTATCATTCCTTTTTTTCATCTTTATCACTATCTTTATCCTTGTTTATTGACTTGTTTTTTTTTTCCTTATCGGCTTCATCCATTCCTTCTTTCATTTCACTTTCCAGATTAGTTCGGGCATCATTAAATTCTCTGATGCCTTTTCCGATGCCACGCATCAGTTCAGGAATTTTTCTACCGCCAAAAAGAAGTAGCACGACGAAAACGATTATGATCCACTCCCAGCCGCCCGGTAATCCAAATAAAAAGATATTCATG contains:
- a CDS encoding twin-arginine translocase TatA/TatE family subunit; this encodes MNIFLFGLPGGWEWIIIVFVVLLLFGGRKIPELMRGIGKGIREFNDARTNLESEMKEGMDEADKEKKNKSINKDKDSDKDEKKE